Proteins found in one Leishmania major strain Friedlin complete genome, chromosome 35 genomic segment:
- a CDS encoding putative casein kinase II (previous protein_id=AAZ14395.1) has protein sequence MSSKSSPKSPASDGAHRYAHVNVNKPSSYWDYDSLRVQWNSPDRYEVVQKIGRGKYSDVFLGVDTKVPRQVVIKVLKPVKKKKILRELMVLQTLKGGPNIVDLFDVVREPNSKTPSFVFEYVKSCDFRTVFPTFTDLEVRSYIFQVLMALEYAHSHGIMHRDVKPNNVCLDYKTGKLKLIDWGLAEFYHPATSYNARVASRYFKGPELLIELPMYDYRLDMWSLGCMLAAMIFIREPFFRGKDNTDQLVRIVKVLGTDDLQVYLKKHNASLPPVLEATLGYHAKKPWRSFVNGQNEHLCPPEALAFLDKLLQYDHMKRIQAAEAMMDPYFDPVRPKDFTLDGITVADENGGGGASICNEESEHEKRAPRIES, from the coding sequence ATGTCTTCGAAATCGTCACCAAAATCGCCAGCTTCCGATGGCGCGCACCGCTACGCCCACGTCAACGTCAACAAGCCCTCCTCCTACTGGGACTACGActctctgcgcgtgcagTGGAATAGCCCTGACCGGTACGAGGTGGTGCAGAAGATCGGCCGTGGCAAGTATAGTGACGTCTTCCTCGGCGTAGACACCAAGGTGCCGCGTCAGGTTGTGATCAAGGTGCTGAAGCCAGTCAAGAAAAAGAAGATTCTGCGTGAGTTGATGGTGCTGCAGACGCTCAAAGGCGGTCCGAATATTGTGGACCTCTTCGATGTCGTGCGGGAGCCCAATAGCAAAACGCCCTCCTTCGTCTTCGAGTACGTGAAGTCATGTGACTTCCGAACCGTCTTCCCCACCTTCACCGATTTAGAGGTGCGCAGCTACATTTTCCAGGTTCTCATGGCTCTCGAATACGCCCACTCGCATGGCATCATGCATCGTGACGTGAAACCGAACAACGTGTGCCTGGACTATAAAACAGGTAAGCTGAAGCTGATCGACTGGGGTCTGGCTGAATTCTACCATCCTGCCACGTCCTATAACGCTCGCGTCGCGTCGCGCTACTTCAAGGGGCCGGAGCTGCTCATAGAATTGCCCATGTACGACTACCGGCTAGACATGTGGTCGCTGGGATGCATGCTAGCAGCCATGATCTTCATTCGTGAGCCATTCTTCCGCGGGAAGGACAACACAGATCAGCTGGTGCGCATTGTGAAGGTGCTCGGCACGGACGACCTGCAAGTGTACCTGAAGAAGCACAACGCGAGTCTGCCGCCCGTGCTAGAGGCGACGCTAGGCTACCACGCGAAGAAGCCATGGAGGAGCTTTGTGAATGGGCAAAATGAGCACCTGTGCCCGCCCGAGGCACTCGCGTTTTTAGACAAGTTGCTCCAGTATGATCACATGAAGCGGATCCAagcggcagaggcgatgATGGACCCATACTTCGACCCAGTCAGACCCAAAGATTTTACGCTAGACGGGATCACCGTGGCGGACGAgaatggaggcggcggtgcgagtATATGCaacgaagagagcgagcacGAAAAGAGAGCGCCAAGAATAGAGTCGTGA
- a CDS encoding putative ubiquitin hydrolase (previous protein_id=AAZ14396.1) — protein sequence MLAVLDVAKHVFWNDTAFNRKLLPSEAALEKCSYTIADLTTMTGKERISVFKQCGVDPSLFPLFLRSLQHITALHGAGKIEGNYMIHRHLSARQWSPLYANTPLLGYASVNSLSYREQCSSAAKETKRDDVADLERGRTCHSHYNGLLNQGATCYLNSLLQALFHITAFRAIIYHMPTKDEAEQHADLESTVSRSIPYALQRLFCHLQMSTRAVGTRELTESFGWGASDSFIQHDVHELTRVLLDNLEEKLNAQQAETGNPTPKENAIHRLFTGSLESYVKVEEANYYGSREEPFYDLQLVVKNKKNIYSSFDAFCQVEVLDGKNKYCLECNGKKSYHRAEKGVRFKTIPPILLLHLARFDYDIQQGETKVLTRWDYYNTLDLSRYMPESPSTDTHYTLCSVLVHSGSNTGFGHYFCFLLCSGAWYKFNDEAVTPAKLKEVFGDNFGGFKLNYWGSEIPNTANAYMLVYIRTSQLSSILCPIGSNDVPQHVVQQLERERVEHERRVKEQAEDYLYGRVHFILPNEIADQEEYLTSRRPAAQKFSSHKTLRILLDDEALPAFEGFVKRQLGVDAEQLLLWFASSRTGGSEIRLSQQVRANMKVRQLLQNAKECCVLVTTPATATVIELDQGCASREYQVFHHKLYDPLQLKVLFLGCTVLHRDPNGDAKQALESMELHVRALIADLPDLTKQLHGHHLTKPPKAKQTLPSKPRSAASLEAYRSNQDLSSRDEAETTEVKRGMPQEALGVVRETEASEFLPCTELHSGDILIWKLDTPNEDPANIFYPDIQSYQNFLLHRIPVELKLNRYPDYPLLIATELAEDMTYEQLQRYVARLIGDMENYDRVRFTRHNPETELPYFMKGKKHDRATLARLLMPASSRVPALSKYLYYEYCKYTVTEIENAHSLQFKLYGDNVKVVSTHWILLPHDLPITADLLFPACVREIQKDYAAGACPAVAALLKEDPQNTSNNSSIAFVKRLMQMDCKSAHEWLRLVDVWRGRVYNILDKNHTLVFEHNTFEESAEYRIEHLPAPIPGVPSSDQAVFQVHHFTMVRQRRDAIETHSEPFSMYINFYETSNQLLRRIAAKLEMIYAAVQDWKVCLVKESRVEVIAPDALMGAHITNFCLPECYQPNQIEPSKAAFIGLEHAPLSKRTGKREEKVLILN from the coding sequence ATGCTTGCAGTTTTAGATGTGGCAAAGCACGTTTTTTGGAATGACACCGCCTTCAATAGAAAGCTGCTTCCCTCGGAGGCAGCGCTGGAAAAGTGCAGTTACACGATTGCTGATCTGACGACCATGACAGGAAAGGAGCGGATCTCCGTCTTCAAGCAGTGCGGGGTCGACCCAtccctctttcctctttTTCTGAGGTCACTTCAACACATCACTGCTCTTCACGGCGCGGGTAAAATTGAAGGTAATTACATGATTCATCGGCATTTGAGCGCACGCCAGTGGAGTCCGCTCTACGCCAACACTCCTCTTCTCGGCTACGCGAGTGTGAATAGCTTATCGTACAGAGAGCAGTGTTCATCTGCGGCAAAGGAGACAAAGAGGGATGACGTAGCTGATCTGGAAAGAGGTCGGACCTGTCACTCCCACTACAACGGTTTGCTAAATCAGGGCGCGACCTGCTACCTCAACTCGCTCCTCCAGGCTCTCTTCCACATCACAGCGTTTAGGGCTATTATCTATCACATGCCGACAAAagacgaggcggagcagcatGCTGACCTGGAGTCAACAGTGTCCAGAAGCATTCCGTATGCCCTGCAGCGACTCTTTTGCCACTTGCAGATGTCGACGCGCGCTGTCGGCACACGCGAGCTCACTGAATCATTCGGATGGGGCGCATCCGATAGCTTTATCCAGCACGACGTGCATGAGCTGACGCGCGTTCTTCTAGACAATTTGGAGGAGAAGCTCAATGCTCAACAAGCTGAAACCGGGAATCCGACGCCGAAGGAGAATGCGATTCATCGCCTCTTCACGGGCTCCTTGGAAAGCTACGTGAAGGTCGAAGAGGCGAACTACTACGGCTCCCGGGAAGAGCCGTTTTATGACCTCCAGCTCGTTGTGAAGAACAAGAAGAACATATACTCGAGCTTCGACGCCTTTTGCCAGGTCGAGGTGCTGGACGGAAAAAACAAGTACTGCCTGGAATGCAATGGGAAAAAGTCGTATCATCGTGCAGAGAAAGGCGTCCGGTTCAAGACGATCCCTCCCATCCTTCTTCTGCACCTTGCACGCTTTGACTACGACATTCAGCAGGGCGAGACAAAGGTGTTGACGCGCTGGGACTACTACAACACTCTGGATCTGTCGCGTTACATGCCAGAGTCTCCGTCGACGGACACGCATTACACCCTGTGCAGTGTGCTGGTACACTCCGGGTCAAACACCGGCTTTGGTCACTACTTTTGCTTCCTTCTGTGCTCTGGCGCGTGGTACAAGTTCAACGATGAAGCTGTTACTCCGGCAAAACTGAAGGAGGTGTTTGGTGACAACTTTGGTGGCTTCAAGCTTAACTACTGGGGTTCTGAGATCCCGAACACCGCCAACGCGTACATGCTTGTGTACATCCGCACGAGCCAACTGAGCTCCATTCTATGCCCGATCGGCAGCAATGACGTCCCACAACacgtcgtgcagcagctggaaAGAGAGCGTGTTGAACACGAGCGTCGCGTCAAGGAGCAGGCGGAAGACTACCTCTACGGGCGAGTGCATTTTATTCTACCGAACGAAATCGCCGATCAGGAAGAGTACCTTACGTCGCGTCGACCGGCAGCGCAGAAGTTCTCCTCTCACAAGACTCTGCGCATTCTGCTCGACGACGAAGCATTGCCAGCTTTTGAGGGATTTGTGAAGCGGCAGCTGGGTGTCGacgccgagcagctgctgctgtggtttGCCTCATCGCGCACTGGCGGGTCAGAGATTCGGCTTTCTCAGCAGGTCAGGGCGAACATGAAGGTGCGACAGCTCTTGCAAAACGCAAAGGAGTGCTGCGTACTTGTCACAACCCCAGCAACTGCCACAGTAATTGAACTCGACCAGGGCTGCGCGTCCCGCGAGTACCAGGTGTTTCACCACAAGCTGTACGACCCGCTGCAGCTCAAAGTCCTTTTTCTAGGGTGCACCGTGCTACACCGCGATCCGAACGGGGACGCAAAGCAGGCTCTCGAAAGCATGGAGTTGCATGTGCGCGCCCTCATCGCCGATCTGCCAGACCTGACAAAGCAGCTGCATGGCCATCATCTGACGAAGCCGCCGAAAGCGAAGCAGACACTGCCGTCGAAGCCACGGAGTGCCGCCTCACTTGAGGCCTACAGGTCGAACCAGGACCTCTCCTCGAGGGATGAGGCGGAGACGACCGAAGTGAAGCGCGGTAtgccgcaggaggcgttGGGAGTGGTGCGCGAAACTGAGGCGAGCGAGTTTTTGCCGTGCACCGAGCTTCACTCGGGTGACATTCTCATCTGGAAACTCGACACACCGAACGAGGACCCAGCGAACATTTTCTACCCCGACATCCAGAGCTACCAGAACTTCCTCCTGCACCGAATCCCGGTGGAGCTGAAACTGAACCGCTACCCGGATTATCCCCTGCTGATCGCGACCGAGCTTGCAGAGGACATGACGTACGAGCAGCTTCAACGGTACGTTGCACGGCTCATTGGCGACATGGAGAACTACGACCGCGTTCGCTTCACTCGCCACAACCCGGAAACGGAGCTGCCATACTTCATGAAGGGCAAGAAACACGATCGTGCAACTTTGGCGAGATTGTTGATGCCTGCCAGTTCGCGGGTTCCCGCCCTGTCCAAATACCTCTACTACGAGTACTGCAAGTACACAGTCACCGAAATTGAGAATGCGCACTCGTTGCAGTTCAAGTTGTACGGCGACAATGTCAAAGTGGTGTCGACGCACTGGATTCTGCTGCCGCATGATCTTCCTATCACGGCGGACCTGCTCTTTcccgcctgcgtgcgcgagATTCAAAAAGACTACGCAGCCGGCGCCTGcccagcggtggcggcgctgctcaagGAAGATCCACAAAACACATCCAACAACTCCTCCATCGCCTTTGTGAAGCGTCTCATGCAGATGGACTGCAAGAGCGCACACGAGTGGCTGCGTCTGGTCGACGTGTGGCGCGGTCGTGTGTACAACATACTGGACAAGAACCACACACTTGTCTTCGAACACAACACCTTCGAAGAAAGCGCGGAGTATCGTATCGAGCACCTTCCTGCACCCATCCCAGGCGTTCCCTCCTCAGACCAGGCGGTGTTTCAGGTGCATCACTTCACCATggtgcgccagcgtcgcGACGCCATCGAGACGCACAGTGAGCCCTTCAGCATGTACATCAACTTCTACGAAACGTCGAATCAGCTGTtacgccgcatcgccgcgaAGCTGGAGATGATCTACGCTGCCGTGCAGGATTGGAAGGTGTGTCTAGTGAAGGAAAGCCGGGTAGAGGTGATTGCGCCGGATGCCCTGATGGGTGCCCACATTACCAACTTCTGTCTTCCAGAGTGCTACCAGCCGAACCAGATTGAGCCTTCGAAGGCGGCTTTCATTGGGCTGGAGCACGCCCCGCTCTCAAAGCGAACGGGCAAGCGtgaggagaaggtgctgaTCCTCAACTGa
- a CDS encoding dynein-associated roadblock protein-like protein (previous protein_id=AAZ14397.1), which translates to MDLFSNCRVTGHRSSFHSTRKAMSEIAEMFQRISQRPNVTGIIVVDSEGTPIRSTIEDTTVQNQYAHLITSLAAKARHCVRDLDPTNDLCFLRIRSKKNEIMVAPDKDFILIVIQNIVE; encoded by the coding sequence ATGGATCTTTTCAGCAACTGTAGAGTTACCGGCCACCGCTCCTCGTTTCACAGCACGCGCAAAGCCATGTCAGAGATTGCGGAAATGTTTCAGCGCATCAGTCAGCGCCCCAACGTGACTGGCATCATTGTAGTGGACAGTGAAGGCACTCCCATACGCAGCACTATCGAGGACACAACAGTGCAGAACCAGTACGCGCATTTGATCACGTCACTTGCTGCTAAAGCACGTCATTGCGTTCGTGACCTAGACCCAACGAACGATCTGTGCTTCCTTCGCATCCGCTCAAAAAAGAATGAGATCATGGTTGCACCAGACAAGGACTTCATTCTGATTGTTATTCAAAACATTGTCGAGTAG